The Zymoseptoria tritici IPO323 chromosome 4, whole genome shotgun sequence genome includes the window TAGCAGCGATCCAGGAGTGAGGATAACACGCATTGGGCTATATGTCAACTTGGGCATGGCGATTGCAAAGGGTACAGGAGGAGTTGTGTTCAATTCACAAGCGTAAGAGCTGTTCGAGAATCGCAATCGGAGACCACACAAATCTAACATCACCTCTAGCTTGACGGCAGACGCTCTCCACGCATTGACGGATCTGATCTCGGACGTGACCACATTATTGACCATCTCCTACTCGATTCGACCGGCTTCAGCACGGTTCCCGCTTGGCTACGGTAAAGTGGAATCCCTCGGCGCCCTCGCAGTCTCAGGCATTCTCCTCTCCGGCGGTTTCATGATTGGGCTACAAGCAGTCATGGCTCTCAGCCAGCAGTTCTTCCCTCAAATCTTCGAGGCTCTCTCTCATATCGGCATGTTCGAACATGCGCATCACCACGGACACGACCATGGAGCTATCCACCTGGGACCGAACATCAATGCTGCGTGGCTAGCTGCGGGTTCAATCGTGGTCAAGGAGTGGCTGTATCGAGCTACGATGAAGATTGCCAAGGACAAGAGGAGTAGTGTTCTCTCGAGTAATGTGAGCGTGCTCCAGAACATACCTGCCCAACACCAATACTGACAAAGACCAGGCATACCATCACCGCGTCGACAGTCTGACAGCTTTCGTCGCACTCTTCACCATCGTCGCCAGCCATTTCCTAGAAGGTGCTCGCTGGCTAGATCCCGTTGGAGGCCTGATCATCAGCGGCATGATCGTGCAAGCAGGCTGGGGCAACACCAAGTCCGCACTCTACGAGCTCGCCGACGCAGGAATGGAAGACGAAGCCCGCGAAGGAGCTGAAAAGGCCGCGAACGCCGTGTTAGCTGGACGGAAAGAGGAGATCCGTGGCGTGCAGGGCATCAAGAGCGGGCAGAACCTCATGTTTGAGGTGGAGGTCGCCGTGGAGAAGGATTGCTCGGTGGCGAAGTCGAATGAGATTGAGGTGGAGATCAGGGAGGCGATTGCGGCGAGTGTGCGTGGTACGAAACGGGTTAATGTCAGGTTTACGACGAAGGAGGAGCCTGCGTTTCTTGATCAGTTTGTGGCTAGTGAGGAGAAGTTGGATGGAGAGGCCGATGGACATGGACATGATCATGGGCACGATCACGATGATCATGACCATGGACACACGAATGGGGCTAAGCAGAAGTAGAAGTAGAAGGCATTGCGAAAGACTTGGATAGAAGTGGGATTCGAAGGGCCAAGGCCTAGAGAAACACCTTGTCAAATGATGAAAGATGGTGAGATGAATGCGCATATCTATAATCTTACTTGTTTGATATCTTTGTGGCCGAGAGTCAAGCATGTTGTGAGAATGGTCCATTTGGCATGGACGTTACCACGATGTCTCCGCGGGTGGACCTGGTGGATATTGTGTCTCAGCTTTGCGCTGGACAAATGCGGCTATTTAATGGGCTTTTTCGACACGTCGCGTCCCTTCTTCATCCGTCTCCGTCGCGTCTTCCAGCTTTCAATTCATCACCACATCAATCCGACGTCTACCATTTCTCTACCCACACACTCGCAGAATGTTGGCAATACCATCCGCGTCGCGCATCGACGCGAAGCGACGGGCGGTGGTCAATCCCAAGCGCCAGCAATTCCAACAGGCCGCATTCGCAGAGCAGGACTATGCACATCGCATGAACTTTTACATCATCCCACCAACAGGCGACATCACACTCGAAGAATTCGAAGAATGGGGCATCGCACGTCTCAAAGTGCTCGCGGAGCTCGAGGCTTGTCAATTCCGGAATAAGACGCCCaccgagacggaggagtacATGCGACCGATTCTGGCCAAGCACCTGCCGCTCGCGAGTAACAGCTCTCGCAGCAGTGAGGTGAACTTGGAGCGGAAACGAGATCATTACAGTCATTGGACTCTTCGACTAGCATTCTCGAGCACACAGGACCTACGACAGCGATTCTCGCGATTGGAAGCACAGTTGTTCAAGCTGAGGATACAGCAGGATGATCTGCGGGAGAGGAAGTCTTTCATCGAGTCGCTGCCGATGTCGTGGGAGACTGTGAGTAATGAGGAGAAGGCTATACTGGGTGACGACCTCAAGGCGGCGACGAGATGGTACAAAGAAGATGAGGAGAGCTGGTTCAAGGTAGAGTGGGAGAATGTGCCGGAGTTGGTGGAGAAGCGTCAGGTTCTCTTGAAGAAGGGCAAAGCATACGTGCACGTCAGGGAGCAGATGAACATGGTGGTGAACGAGTTCTCGAGACAGCTGGAGTCGGGTCTGGAACTTGCTGCTCGATTCTTGCCCCGCATGGACGAGGACAACCGACTGGCGCCGATATTACACCACCTCTCGCAGTCGTTCGTGGCGCCCGATGCGTCGTATGCGGAGAGCTCAAGTCTCAACGATATCACAAGCATCACCGCGGGCTCCATCGATGGACACAGCAAGCACTTCCCATTGTGCATGCAGAATCTTCATCGCGAATTGAGGAAGAACAGCCATTTGAAGCATTATGGACGTCTGCAATACACGCTCTTCCTGAAGGGCATTGGATTGAGCATGAACGAGTGTATCGTGTTCTGGCGGAAGAGCTTCAAGCTGATCACTGATGGTATGTCGGGATGCCGGGTCGTGACACCGGATTGTACCGGGCCGTGATACCGAACGACTGCTGATATCTCACAGACAAGTTCAAATCGGAATATCTTTACAACGTCCGACACGCCTATGGCGATGTTGGCGGCGACTCAAATCGTCGTGGTCGCGGCTACACTCCATACAGTTGTCAAAAGTTGCTCACGGAAGCTCCACCCTCGAGCGGACAAACACACGGCTGCCCTTATCGAACATACAGCTCAGACAACCTCATCGGCCTGCTGCAAAACGTGGGCGTCTCTGACAAAGAGCTGCTGAAGGGTGTCCGCGAGGACGTGGCTAAGCAACGGTACCATATTGCTTGCAACAGGGTCTTCGAATCGACGCACAAGAATGAGATCAAGAAGGTTCGTCTGGTTCCCGTTTCGGTAATGCAATGCACAGCTCTGACCATGTCCATAGGTGAAAGACGAGTCTCTCTGGCCAGCCAGCGAGCTCGACACGATTCTGCATCCAAACACATATTTCAAGCGAAGTTTTCTGCTCAAGAACCTCGGAAAGGTCCAAGCTGGAGACATTGGCGTTGTTGATAATGGTGGACCATCTCAGTCTTCGGTGGAGTGAGTCGACAGGATATCCAAGTATGACCACGCATGAACCTGGGCGTCGCGGAATTTCGGGAGCGTATTGGCAGAATCAGGGTATGTTTGAGAAAGCTTTACGAATACTTGCACGACGTTTACATGTCCCACCTCTCCGGTTTCGTGGTGCGCTCATGCACGACGCGACCCTTTCTCCTTCGCATCTGAAGCCGAGGTCGGCAGACGTGAGGAGAAGCGGAGACACAAACGCCTCCATGCGTTGATCGACACTGGGGGCGTCCACACCTCCACACTCACTATCAGCGACTTGGCGAGATCTCCGACATCACTTCCCCAATTCAGTCGGCTTCTGTGTCGATCAGCCCCCGCGATACGCAATGATTCATCTGTGTAAGCTTTGTCCGACTCTTGAACGAAAAGCTTGCGAGGCTTTGTCGTGCTTGGCTTGGCTTCCTTTATCCTCGGCAGGATCACTCATCCTCTCTCATTCGCTGCCCATCACTGCTAAATGCTCCGTCGCTGCAGCCACGGCGCTGGGTTACATGATCTACCGCTTCATCGAACAGGAGTGGTCATCGCGTGGATGCAAGGACGCCACGCGCACCGCGGGGTGAAGGTTTGCCGATACTTGATATCCACTCATAGCGGTCATGCGTGATGCGATCGCTCTGCCGTTCACAGTAGGCCCATGATGGCATTGATGGACACGGGAAGCGGCGAGCAGTGGCATCACGCCTGCGagcggagaagatggcggGAGAGAGGCCGCATGTTATAAGATGGTGCAGGACGGTTCGGTGGGATCACATCATTTGCTCCTTCTGCCTCCATCTTGATAATCGTCAAAACACTTTTTCGTTATTACTCTTCATAATGAAGACTACTGCCGCGATCCTCTCGCTCGGCGCTCTGGCGCTAGCTGCGCCAACACAAGAGACTCAAGGAACAAAGGTCGAGTACTCGCGCAAACGCCACGAGCATCAGAAGAGAGAAGATGGATCCGTCGACACTCAATGGTTCTTGGGAAACTTCAAGAAGACGCTGTTGAAATATGATTCCAACTTTGAGCTGCCGGATGCTCTGCAAAACGTCCCCGCCATTCTGAAGAGAGATACCGACGCCAACGAGCCTCTGACCGATCAGAGTCAGGACGGTCTGGATTCGTTGTATTACGGTGCTGGCCAAGTGAACACCCAGACGTTCACCTTTGACTTCGACACCGGTTCTAGCGATACTTTTGTGCCTGGGCCAACCTGCGGTACTCAGCAAGGTTGCGTTGGCAAGACAAAGTACAACGAGAGGGGTGTCGACCGAGGCAACACTACCAGCATCACATATGGCTCCGGTCAAGGTCTGTCTCCCGGCTCAGAAAATGGTCTTGATTCAACCACTGACGTTTGACTAGTGACTGGCGAGAACTACCTCGACGATGTAACTATTGCTGGCCTGACTGCCACACGCCAGAACGTCATCTCTCTCACTCAGGCCGAAGGCTTCGCCAACTCAGCTTCGGATGGGTTGATGGGAATGGCTTTCCAGTCCATTGCGAATAGCAAGTCGTCTCCGTACTTCTTCACTCTGGTGGATCAGGGCAAAGTCAGCCCATCCGAGTTCAGCTTTTACGTGAGTCGATTCTCCAAGATGAACAGCCCTCGCCAATCATTCACGTATTGATTATGCCTCAGCTCGGACGCGCGAAGTCGAACACTGGAGGCAAGAGCGAGATGACACTCGGTGGACGTGACTCCTCCCGGTACACCGGATCGTTCACTCCTGTTCCCGTCTCCTCGCAGACATACTGGCAGGTGCCCATCGATGGCGTCGTGAGTCAAATACGATCCTGAACACGAAGACCGACCCAGTCACTGACGATGCTCTAGACCGTCAACAAGAACGCAGCCCTCCCAACAACCGCAGGCCAAGCCGCAATCGACACCGGAACGACCTTGATCATCGCCCCCAACGCGGCCGCCCTGTCGATCTTCTCACAGATCCCTGGCTCCGTTCCCCTTCCACTCGGAGGAGCCGTCACCCTCTTCGCCTACCCGTGTGCGTCCAAGCCGACCGTTAACTTGAAGTTCGCCGGCAAGTCATTCGCCGTCAACCCACTCGATCTCAACTTCGGCCGCCTCACCGACGACTTGGGCCTGGATCTTAGTGGGCTTCCCGTTCTCGGTGGTTTGATTGGGGGactctactgccttgctggTATTGCTGGAGCGGACTTCCGGCCTGGCGAGAACTTTTATATTGTTGGCGATACGTTCTTGAAGAACTGGTATTCTACTTATGAGTACCAGAGCCCGAGTAAGGCGTTCGTCAACTTTGCGAAGGCTGTTTAGATCACGATGGGAAGACGATGGAAGCAACCTGGCTCGCCAGGTCTACGACGGAATGATTGAGCAGAGTAGCTCTTGTGTATATAACACCAAATTGATGATGATTGAACGCAAGATTGCAAGACCTGCTTTGGACGCTGTTTTGCGACAGTATTTGTACAGGTAACCACACGCCTGAGGAAGCTGTCCTGTTATATCACTTGTGCATGTCCCACAAGCGAGGCTTTGTTCCATGCAGTCTGTAGGACCTGAACAGGAGACTTAGATTATGGGACAAGTGAGTTATATCGGAAATTCTATACAGAGGTGGATGACACATTTGTACATACTAGCGACAACATGGGTGAACGTAACGAACATGCAAGACAAACGCTCTGTTACCTCAGTCATCAAGCAACACAGTGGATTCGATACAATACGGGAGGTTGTTTGAACGATTTGACTCGAGTCATTTTTCTATTCTGTCTAAGTTGGCGGCCAGCGTCTTCTACAGTTCTATC containing:
- a CDS encoding DNA primase, whose product is MLAIPSASRIDAKRRAVVNPKRQQFQQAAFAEQDYAHRMNFYIIPPTGDITLEEFEEWGIARLKVLAELEACQFRNKTPTETEEYMRPILAKHLPLASNSSRSSEVNLERKRDHYSHWTLRLAFSSTQDLRQRFSRLEAQLFKLRIQQDDLRERKSFIESLPMSWETVSNEEKAILGDDLKAATRWYKEDEESWFKVEWENVPELVEKRQVLLKKGKAYVHVREQMNMVVNEFSRQLESGLELAARFLPRMDEDNRLAPILHHLSQSFVAPDASYAESSSLNDITSITAGSIDGHSKHFPLCMQNLHRELRKNSHLKHYGRLQYTLFLKGIGLSMNECIVFWRKSFKLITDDKFKSEYLYNVRHAYGDVGGDSNRRGRGYTPYSCQKLLTEAPPSSGQTHGCPYRTYSSDNLIGLLQNVGVSDKELLKGVREDVAKQRYHIACNRVFESTHKNEIKKVKDESLWPASELDTILHPNTYFKRSFLLKNLGKVQAGDIGVVDNGGPSQSSVE
- a CDS encoding aspartyl protease (Aspartyl protease), translating into MKTTAAILSLGALALAAPTQETQGTKVEYSRKRHEHQKREDGSVDTQWFLGNFKKTLLKYDSNFELPDALQNVPAILKRDTDANEPLTDQSQDGLDSLYYGAGQVNTQTFTFDFDTGSSDTFVPGPTCGTQQGCVGKTKYNERGVDRGNTTSITYGSGQVTGENYLDDVTIAGLTATRQNVISLTQAEGFANSASDGLMGMAFQSIANSKSSPYFFTLVDQGKVSPSEFSFYLGRAKSNTGGKSEMTLGGRDSSRYTGSFTPVPVSSQTYWQVPIDGVTVNKNAALPTTAGQAAIDTGTTLIIAPNAAALSIFSQIPGSVPLPLGGAVTLFAYPCASKPTVNLKFAGKSFAVNPLDLNFGRLTDDLGLDLSGLPVLGGLIGGLYCLAGIAGADFRPGENFYIVGDTFLKNWYSTYEYQSPSKAFVNFAKAV